The Acropora palmata chromosome 10, jaAcrPala1.3, whole genome shotgun sequence genome contains a region encoding:
- the LOC141894572 gene encoding tubulin-specific chaperone E-like isoform X2 translates to MADEIVGKRVLSEGFRGEIKFVGPVPPTQGEWYGIEWDDHTRGKHDGTNEGVSYFECKHPKGGSFVRPKKVDFGIGIIEALKQRYGQGSDSINQEDMYVMSGKHKKKAIEMVGADSIQEKQSDYQKLKETSQSLIFPKLFFLHGKMWLQSQKICNTSVH, encoded by the exons ATGGCGGACGAAATTGTTGGGAAAAGGGTACTTAGCGAAGGTTTTAGAGGGGAAATAAAATTTGTGGGGCCTGTTCCACCCACGCAAG gtGAATGGTATGGAATTGAATGGGATGACCACACTAGAGGTAAACATGACGGAACGAACGAGGGAGTCAGCTACTTTGAGTGCAA GCATCCAAAAGGTGGTTCATTTGTCAGGCCCAAGAAAGTTGACTTTGGAATCGGTATAATTGAAGCTCTTAAGCAGCGTTATGGTCAAGGTAGTGATAGTATAAATCAAGAGGACATGTATGTTATGAGTGGGAAACACAAGAAGAAGGCCATAGAAATGGTTGGAGCAGATTCTATTCAAGAAAAGCAGAG TGACTaccaaaaattgaaagag ACATCTCAGAGCTTGATCTTTCCAAAACTCTTCTTTCTTCATGGGAAGATGTGGCTTCAATCACAAAAGATCTGCAACACCTCCGTACACTGA
- the LOC141894572 gene encoding tubulin-specific chaperone E-like isoform X1 codes for MADEIVGKRVLSEGFRGEIKFVGPVPPTQGEWYGIEWDDHTRGKHDGTNEGVSYFECKHPKGGSFVRPKKVDFGIGIIEALKQRYGQGSDSINQEDMYVMSGKHKKKAIEMVGADSIQEKQSDYQKLKEVSLRDLPVNGPDRDHKFGLFAPYISELDLSKTLLSSWEDVASITKDLQHLRTLNLSENQLKLPSAPETLLPSFSTVKVIFLNRMQFEWYEVMIT; via the exons ATGGCGGACGAAATTGTTGGGAAAAGGGTACTTAGCGAAGGTTTTAGAGGGGAAATAAAATTTGTGGGGCCTGTTCCACCCACGCAAG gtGAATGGTATGGAATTGAATGGGATGACCACACTAGAGGTAAACATGACGGAACGAACGAGGGAGTCAGCTACTTTGAGTGCAA GCATCCAAAAGGTGGTTCATTTGTCAGGCCCAAGAAAGTTGACTTTGGAATCGGTATAATTGAAGCTCTTAAGCAGCGTTATGGTCAAGGTAGTGATAGTATAAATCAAGAGGACATGTATGTTATGAGTGGGAAACACAAGAAGAAGGCCATAGAAATGGTTGGAGCAGATTCTATTCAAGAAAAGCAGAG TGACTaccaaaaattgaaagaggTTAGTTTGAGAGATCTGCCAGTAAATGGACCTGATAGAGATCATAAATTTGGCTTGTTTGCTCCAT ACATCTCAGAGCTTGATCTTTCCAAAACTCTTCTTTCTTCATGGGAAGATGTGGCTTCAATCACAAAAGATCTGCAACACCTCCGTACACTGAATTTGTC GGAGAATCAGCTTAAATTGCCAAGTGCTCCAGAGACTCTTCTGCCTTCCTTTTCTACAGTAAAAGTCATATTTCTGAATAGAATGCAATTCGAGTGGTATGAGGTAATGATAACCTAG
- the LOC141894572 gene encoding tubulin-specific chaperone E-like isoform X3, translating to MADEIVGKRVLSEGFRGEIKFVGPVPPTQGEWYGIEWDDHTRGKHDGTNEGVSYFECKHPKGGSFVRPKKVDFGIGIIEALKQRYGQGSDSINQEDMYVMSGKHKKKAIEMVGADSIQEKQSDYQKLKEGESA from the exons ATGGCGGACGAAATTGTTGGGAAAAGGGTACTTAGCGAAGGTTTTAGAGGGGAAATAAAATTTGTGGGGCCTGTTCCACCCACGCAAG gtGAATGGTATGGAATTGAATGGGATGACCACACTAGAGGTAAACATGACGGAACGAACGAGGGAGTCAGCTACTTTGAGTGCAA GCATCCAAAAGGTGGTTCATTTGTCAGGCCCAAGAAAGTTGACTTTGGAATCGGTATAATTGAAGCTCTTAAGCAGCGTTATGGTCAAGGTAGTGATAGTATAAATCAAGAGGACATGTATGTTATGAGTGGGAAACACAAGAAGAAGGCCATAGAAATGGTTGGAGCAGATTCTATTCAAGAAAAGCAGAG TGACTaccaaaaattgaaagag GGAGAATCAGCTTAA